A window of the Elusimicrobiaceae bacterium genome harbors these coding sequences:
- a CDS encoding helix-turn-helix transcriptional regulator has product MNKFEKQLEKWNNGILRGAQAKLAKALGVSTATTALWATGKRHPSKGYVAQMASLFNLDTYSVLKLFEKQPSVIYPDPISFPTTYALRERADDGSYFASSVSETDNLYSQSNSVKIPFVRTLQNTFPYYQEEDVIEWWSIPRRYAQGARFLIASQYLGIEDAVSSDDLSLVKPCTELTGQAVMIFTNGKGKYIVRKIIHHAQALHYEAFPTHKIVTVNKQFYPLGQIIKRIKPL; this is encoded by the coding sequence ATGAATAAATTTGAAAAACAGCTTGAAAAATGGAATAACGGCATCTTGCGCGGGGCCCAAGCAAAGTTAGCAAAAGCGTTGGGCGTATCCACCGCCACCACCGCTTTATGGGCAACCGGCAAGCGGCACCCATCCAAAGGCTATGTGGCCCAAATGGCCTCCCTCTTTAATCTAGATACGTACAGCGTGTTGAAATTATTTGAGAAACAACCCTCTGTCATCTACCCAGACCCGATTTCCTTTCCAACCACCTATGCACTCAGAGAAAGAGCCGATGACGGGAGTTATTTCGCCTCTTCTGTGTCGGAAACAGACAATTTGTATTCTCAAAGCAATTCCGTAAAAATCCCCTTCGTTCGCACCTTGCAAAATACTTTTCCTTACTATCAGGAAGAAGATGTGATAGAGTGGTGGAGCATCCCCCGAAGATACGCCCAAGGAGCCAGATTTTTAATCGCCAGCCAGTATTTAGGCATAGAAGATGCCGTGTCTTCTGATGATTTATCTCTTGTCAAACCTTGCACGGAATTAACAGGTCAAGCTGTCATGATTTTCACAAACGGAAAAGGCAAATATATCGTCAGAAAAATTATTCATCATGCACAAGCGCTACATTATGAAGCCTTTCCAACCCATAAAATTGTGACGGTAAACAAGCAATTTTATCCTCTCGGGCAAATCATAAAAAGGATTAAACCGCTATAG